In Chlorocebus sabaeus isolate Y175 chromosome 5, mChlSab1.0.hap1, whole genome shotgun sequence, one genomic interval encodes:
- the LOC103232421 gene encoding mitochondrial import inner membrane translocase subunit Tim17-A, whose protein sequence is MLTEQTLRINKEAWSVLSDNKKAAARVIMLDSTLQVEDLHHASSVFEKRVVKVVLGGVGVNMEEYAREPCPWRIVDDCGGAFTMGTIGGGIFQAIKGFRNSPVGVNHRLRGSLTAIKTRAPQLGGSFAVWGGLFSMIDCSMVQVRGKEDPWNSITSGALTGAILAARNGPVAMVGSAAMGGILLALIEGAGILLTRFASAQFPNGPQFAEDPSQLSSTQLPSSPFGDYRQYQ, encoded by the coding sequence ATGCTAACTGAACAAACATTACGTATAAACAAAGAAGCATGGTCTGTTCTTTCAGACAACAAAAAGGCAGCTGCAAGAGTTATAATGCTTGACAGCACACTGCAGGTGGAAGACCTGCACCATGCATCCTCAGTATTTGAGAAAAGAGTAGTGAAAGTGGTGTTAGGCGGCGTTGGAGTCAACATGGAGGAGTACGCGCGAGAGCCTTGCCCATGGCGAATTGTGGATGACTGTGGTGGGGCCTTTACGATGGGTACCATTGGTGGTGGTATCTTTCAAGCAATCAAAGGTTTTCGCAATTCTCCAGTGGGAGTAAACCACAGACTACGAGGGAGTTTGACAGCTATTAAAACCAGGGCTCCACAGTTAGGAGGTAGCTTTGCAGTTTGGGGAGGCCTGTTTTCCATGATTGACTGTAGCATGGTTCAAGTCAGAGGAAAGGAAGATCCCTGGAACTCCATCACAAGTGGTGCCTTAACGGGAGCCATACTGGCAGCAAGAAATGGACCAGTGGCCATGGTTGGGTCAGCTGCAATGGGTGGCATTCTCCTAGCTTTAATTGAAGGAGCTGGTATCTTGTTGACAAGATTTGCCTCTGCACAGTTTCCCAATGGTCCTCAATTTGCAGAAGACCCCTCCCAGTTGTCTTCAACTCAGTTACCTTCCTCACCTTTTGGAGACTATCGACAATATCAGTAG